One Candidatus Kapaibacterium thiocyanatum genomic window, CGAGCGGTTGTCCGAAGCCATCGGGCGTTCGCCTTGCAGGATGTGGATTTCCACGCTGGGCTGGTTGTCCGAAGCCGTCGAGAACGTCTCCGTCTTGCGATGGGGAATCGTCGTATTGGACGGAATCATCGGCGTCATCACACCACCCATCGTTTCGATGCCGAGCGACAGCGGCGTCACGTCGAGCAGGAGGACGTCCTTGACGTCGCCTGCGAGAACGCCACCCTGGATCGCAGCACCGACGGCCACGACTTCATCGGGGTTCACACCCTTGGAGGGATCCTTGCCGAAGAAGTTGCGTACGATTTCCTGGATCTTGGGAATACGCGTGGAGCCACCGACGAGAATCACTTCGTCGATCTGCGACGGCGTGATCTTCGCATCCTTCAGTGCCTGCTCGCAGGGGCGCAGCGAACGGTCGAACAGATCGGCGCAGAGCGATTCGAACTTCGCACGCGTGATGTTCACATTCAGGTGCTTCGGGCCGTCCTGCGTCGCCGTGATGAAGGGCAGGTTGACGTCCGTCTGCAGCATCTGCGACAGTTCGATCTTGGCCTTTTCGGCCGCTTCGCGCAGACGTTGCAGGGCCATCGGGTCCTTGCGCAGATCGATGCTTTCCTGCTTGAGGAATTCGTCGGCAAGGAAGTCGATGAGGCGCTGGTCGAAGTTGTCGCCACCGAGGTGCGTATCGCCGTTGGTCGACTTCACTTCGAAGACGCCGTCACCGATTTCGAGCACCGAGATGTCGAACGTACCGCCACCGAGGTCATAGACGGCAACGGTCTGGTTCGCGCCCTTCTTGTCGAGACCATAGGCGAGCGCCGCCGCCGTAGGTTCGTTGATGATGCGTCGTACCGTGAGGCCCGCGATCTCGCCGGCATCCTTCGTGGCCTGACGCTGTGCATCGTTGAAGTATGCAGGTACCGTGATGACGGCTTCCGTCACCTTCTGACCGAGGTAGTCCTCGGCCGTCTGCTTCATCTTCTGGAGAATCATCGCCGATACTTCAGGCGGCGAGTAGAGACGTCCGTCGATCTCGACACGAGCCGAGTTGTTGTCTCCGGCTACGACGGCATAGGGGACGCTCTTGGCTTCTTCGCTCACTTCGCCCATGGTGCGACCCATGAAACGCTTGACCGAATAGACCGTGTTCCTGGGATTGGTGACGGACTGGCGCTTGGCAGCCTGTCCGACCAGACGCTCTCCGGACTTCGTGAAGCCCACGATGGACGGAGTCGTCCGCATGCCTTCGCTGTTGGCGATCACCACCGGTGTGGTGCCTTCCATCACGGCTACGCACGAGTTGGTGGTGCCGAGGTCAATTCCGATGATTTTTCCCATCGCTCGATGTTCCTTTCGTTAGAATGGCCCCCGGCCAGGCCGGGGGCTGAGTGTGTTCCGTCGTTGTGTCCTGGGGCGACAACTCCGCCCGCATGCAGTGCTGCGGCGAACCTTAGCTGATGCTGATTTCCTGCTCCTTGGGAGCGGTCGGTTCGGCCTTCGGAATGGTGAGCGTAAGGACACCGTTCTCGAAGGAAGCCGTCACCGCATCCTTCTGCAGATTGTCCGGCAGTGCAAAGCTACGCGTAAAACTGCCATAGCTGCGTTCGAGCCGTACATGATTTCCGTCCTTGTGGGTTTCCGCATGCTTCTTCTCTCCGCGGATCGTCAGCACGTTGCCTTCACCGATGGTGATCTTGACGTCTTCCTTGCTGACACCCGGCAATTCGGCCTGTACCGTGAGAGCCGTCGCATCGTCGGAGATATCCACGCGAGGCGTGAAGTCGCCGACTTCCAGACGGACACCGCCACGGTTGATATCCTCGAATACTTCGTTGACACGTCGCATGACGTGATCCAGGCCCCGAAACGGGGCGACGTTGACGATACCCATTGTCGATCTCCTGGGATGATGATGATAGAACATGACCGTTACCTTACCGATTGTGTATTGCAAGTGTTCGCTCGTGAAAAGGTTCTCTGAAGAACCGTGCCAAACCGGAATTCATGCCAGAATGGCGGCTTTCTCGAACATCATGCAGACAGAATGGCAGGTTTTGGTGACAGAATGCTTGTCTGCCCGGGTAAAGCACCGATGATGGGGGTAAGGTCGATCGAGAACGGCCTGGAGTCCTCGACATGAACGGTCGGGCAGGATCGAAACGGAAAACCCCGATCGGCGGCGAACGGGGTTCGTACTGTACGTTGATGCAGGTGGGGCGTCGCGGGGGCCGGGTCGACTATTGTCCCATTGCCCGTGCCACGATGCGATCCACACCGGCACCTTTCAGGCCGTTCGTGACGCCGATGATCTTCCCTTCGGGATTCACGACGATGATCTTCGGCAATGTGGCCACTTCGAAGAGTTCGGCAGGAGGACTCTTCCATACACCGGGCAGATGGACATGTTGCCAGGGCATTTCGGGTCCGTTCTTCCGGAAGTTCCTGACGGCCTGCGGATCGCTGTCGAGCGAGATGCTGACGATCTGGAACTGGGGACCTTCGAATTGACGGTAGAGCTTCAGCAGGGAATCGCGCTCCTCGACGCAGGGGCCGCACCATGTGGCCCAGAGATCGATGAGGACGAACTTGCCTTTCAGCGACGAGCCCGTGATGGACTGCTTGGGTTGCTCGAAGTCCGGGAAGGTGAAGGCCGGAAGGGATTTGCCGACGACGATCTCCGTACGCGGTACGTAGGAGAGTCGTGCACTCGTGGTGAAATGGTTGTAGGGGTGGTTCTCCACAAGTTGTCGGAAGAAGGTGACCTGCCTGAGCGTGTCGTGGTGGTCGGCGGCATGCCCGACCAGGAAGTACAGGGCTGCCGGACGGACGTCGACGGCCATGTTCTGTGTCGCCACGCGCTCGAGGTAGGCCCGCGTGTCGGCATTGCCGCCCGAGGCCTTGAGCAACGTGCCCAGGGCGGTCGGATAGGCCGACCATGCGATCGAGGAAGGAGGGATGGAGGTAGCGAAACCGATGGCCTTGCCCACCTGCTGCTGGTCAAGGCTGCCCGACAGTTCCACGTAGGAGAGCATCCGCAGCGTCATCAGTTCGCGCTGGAAGTCGTCCGTCTGTTTCGCATAGGCCTCGACGTCGGCGTCGAGCAGGGTATTCAGCGAGTCGTGGAGTTTGGCGTGTTCCTCGTATCCCGTCCCGGCGGCGATGAAGGCGTTCTGGAAATTGTAGATCGTCTTTTCGATGGACATCATCGTGGCCACGAGGTCGCGTTCCCGTGCGTCCATGAGCTTCAGATATCCGGTTCCCTGTGCGATGGGCAGCTTCGAGACGTCGAACGAGACCGTCGTCGTCGGAGCCGTCGTATTGATGACGGAGCGGTAGTCGCCGGCGCTGTCGTATTCGAGCTCGTCGTACTGGATTCCGTTGATGCTGCGCACTTCGTCCGAGCGCGGTCCGGCGCCCTTGCTTTCGTAGATGACGATCTGATAACGCGTCCTCTTCTTCGGCGAGGGGATACTGGCCGAGTAGAGTCCGTTCTGATCGGGGGTCATCAGGATGCCGTTGTCGAACTCGAACCTGTTGAAGTCGCCGATGATCTGGATGGAGTCGACGTGCGTGCCGGACAGATAGGTCTCCAGTACGGCATCCACGGCCAGCGTGGGTTGCCCGTACAGGAAGATGGCATGTCCCACCGGACGATGATGCGGTGCCGTGATGACGATGTAGGCCCTGCCGCGGAACGCCGTCGATATGGTGAAGTTACCCTTGCCATCCACCTGGGCCGATACGTCGGGGCGACCGTCTTCGCTGTCGCATATATGGACGTCGGCCTTGGGGAAGGGGTGTCCCGTAATGCTTTTCACCGTACCGCTCACAAGGGTCGCGTCGCCCGCACGTAACGTCCAGGGCAGGAAAAGGATCAGGAGGATCATGAAGAGTAACGGTTTCATTACCGTACCCTTTCTCAAATTAGGTTGTATCTCTTGCCGTTCCCTATCGTGCCCATACTATCCGGAACGACCTGAGCGGTAAATATATCTACTTACGTACTACTACGCAAAGTCGCGATATCAACAGGGTGGGCGCCCCTACCCCGCGACCCGGCGTGCGCCGACATATCGTTGCCGCCAATATACGTCCGACAGGGATGTGATGATCACGCCTTTCGACGTGCTCGAATGGATGAATCTGTCCTCTCCGACGTAGATGCCTACGTGGGAAATGCGGGAGCCACCGGTGCGGAAGAAGACAAGGTCGCCCGGCTGCAGGCCGGCTTTCTTCACGGCCACGCCGGCAGCGTACTGTTCTTCCGATCTCCGGGGGAGTGCGACGCCGGCACGGCCGAAGCAGAAGGACACGTAACCCGAACAGTCGAAACAGTCGGGAGTGGTACCCGCGGAACAGTAATCGGTCCCGAGAAGATCTTCTGCTTCCTCGAGGACGCGGACGATGACGGGATTCGACGATCGCGACGCGATGCGCGACGTCGAACATGCCGACAGGATCAATCCGAGCAGGAGAATCAGGACGATGGACGAGCGTCGGATCATAGGACAGGCGGTACGATACGGTTCTTCGTGCGTTGGGGGAAGTCCCCGGGCAGACTCCCGACGATCTCCTTGCGGAGACCATCGAGCAGGCGCCGCTTCAGTGCCGATCGATGGCATACGAGGCTGATCTCGCGTGCCGGAGCCGACGGGGCGAAGCGACGAACGAGACGTCGCTGGCGTGCATCGAGCGTATCGAAGGCGAGCTCGGGAACGATCGTGACGCCACCGCAGGTATCGACCATGCGGATGAGCGTTTCGATGCTACCGGCGTCGTAGTGCAGCGAGCCATGCTCCGCACGTTCACGTATCGTGCAGATCTGCGTCATCTGTGAACGCATGCAATGGCCTTCCTCCAGAAGCCACATACGGTCCGTGACGAGGTCCTTCGGACGCACCACCGACTTGTCGCCGCGTACGGCATCCGCCGATGCGTAGGCGAAGAATTCCTCACGGAACAGGGCCTCTTCCCGGAGGGAGGCGTCGTCCAGCGGTGTGGCGAGGATGGCGCCGTCGAGACGGATCGTCTTGAGGCGTTCCACGATCTCCGTCGTTGTGATCTCCGTGAGCGTCAGCCGTACGTTCGGATACCGTTCCAGGAACGAGGGCAGGAAGCGCGGTACGAGGTACGGCGCGAGCGTCGGAATGATGCCGATGCGCAACTCGCCCGAAAACGTTCCGTGCTGTGCGTGCGAGTTCTCCTTCAGCCTGCTGGTTTCGTGCAGGACGACACGGGCCTGGTCGATGACGGCCTTGCCTTCGTCGGTGGCCACCACCGGCGCCCTGCTTCTGTCGAATATCACGATGCCCAGTTCGTGTTCGAGCTTCTGGATCTGCATACTCAGCGTGGGCTGTGTTACGAAACAATGATGCGCTGCATCGGTAAAGCTGTGCCACGTGTCGACGGCGACGATATATTCGAGTTGCGTCAGTGTCATCGTTGCGCTCCGATGGCCGATTCAATGAAAGGGATATCGAGAAAATCGATGGATCGATAGAAAGTATCAATTTTCATGATGGAAAGATAAGGCCGAGTTTGGTCGAAACAATTTCATGTCGATCAATAGAATGGAGTCTGTCA contains:
- a CDS encoding molecular chaperone DnaK; amino-acid sequence: MGKIIGIDLGTTNSCVAVMEGTTPVVIANSEGMRTTPSIVGFTKSGERLVGQAAKRQSVTNPRNTVYSVKRFMGRTMGEVSEEAKSVPYAVVAGDNNSARVEIDGRLYSPPEVSAMILQKMKQTAEDYLGQKVTEAVITVPAYFNDAQRQATKDAGEIAGLTVRRIINEPTAAALAYGLDKKGANQTVAVYDLGGGTFDISVLEIGDGVFEVKSTNGDTHLGGDNFDQRLIDFLADEFLKQESIDLRKDPMALQRLREAAEKAKIELSQMLQTDVNLPFITATQDGPKHLNVNITRAKFESLCADLFDRSLRPCEQALKDAKITPSQIDEVILVGGSTRIPKIQEIVRNFFGKDPSKGVNPDEVVAVGAAIQGGVLAGDVKDVLLLDVTPLSLGIETMGGVMTPMIPSNTTIPHRKTETFSTASDNQPSVEIHILQGERPMASDNRSLGKFHLDGIPPAPRGIPQVEVTFDIDANGILSVSAKDKATNKEQSIRITSSSGLSKEEVEGMKRQAQDHAAEDKKRKEEIELKNQADNLVYSTEKQLKEFDEKLDADTKDRITKAKDRLSDAVKNNTADVRPAMDALNQLWSEASTKMYQDAGASGSTAGDASDAGTGSAGSGSTGDGKVEDADYTIVDEEK